Proteins encoded together in one Streptomyces sp. B1I3 window:
- a CDS encoding GNAT family N-acetyltransferase: MTEIVPVSGPELVTYADELAALLIETVEGGSSVGFLAPLDRGTAATWWRERAASVDAGHHQVWIARDGERVVGSIGLVKPALPNARHRAEVAKLMVRPSARGHGIGRSLLAAVERSAADEGLTLLILDTETGSPAEKLYRSSGWTECGSVPAYAGDPEGVLRSTTFYYKTVGPLGPRPAQ; this comes from the coding sequence ATGACCGAGATCGTCCCCGTCTCCGGACCCGAACTCGTCACCTATGCCGACGAACTGGCCGCTCTGCTGATCGAGACCGTGGAAGGCGGTTCCTCGGTGGGCTTTCTGGCACCGCTCGACCGGGGCACCGCCGCCACCTGGTGGCGGGAACGCGCCGCCTCCGTCGACGCCGGACACCACCAGGTGTGGATCGCCCGGGACGGCGAGCGGGTGGTCGGCTCGATCGGCCTGGTCAAACCGGCTCTGCCCAACGCCCGCCATCGGGCCGAGGTCGCCAAGCTGATGGTTCGCCCGTCGGCCCGCGGACACGGCATCGGCCGCTCCCTGCTCGCGGCGGTGGAGCGGTCGGCCGCCGACGAGGGACTGACGCTGCTGATCCTGGACACCGAGACCGGAAGCCCGGCCGAGAAGCTGTACCGCTCGTCGGGCTGGACGGAATGCGGGTCCGTCCCGGCGTACGCGGGCGACCCCGAAGGGGTCCTCAGGTCGACCACGTTCTACTACAAGACCGTCGGCCCCCTGGGTCCGCGACCCGCACAATGA
- a CDS encoding 6-phosphofructokinase has product MRIGVLTSGGDCPGLNAVIRSVVHRAVVDHSDEVIGFHDGWRGLLECDYRKLDLDAVGGILARGGTILGSSRVQPAHLRDGVERAKGHVADLGLDAIIPIGGEGTLKAANLLSEAGLPIVGVPKTIDNDIASTDVTFGFDTAVGVATEALDRLKTTAESHQRVLIVEVMGRHTGWIALHSGMAAGAHAIVVPERPFDIDELTALVGQRFSDGKKFAIVVVAEGAKPRAGSMEFDQGKKDIYGHERFAGIATQLSGELEQRLGKEARPVILGHVQRGGTPTAYDRVLATRFGWHAVEAAHRGEFGMMTALRGTDIRMVPLAAAVETLKTVPAERYAEAQVVL; this is encoded by the coding sequence ATGCGAATTGGTGTGCTCACCTCCGGCGGCGACTGCCCCGGCCTCAACGCCGTCATCCGTTCCGTCGTGCACCGTGCAGTGGTCGACCACAGCGACGAGGTCATCGGCTTCCACGACGGCTGGAGGGGCCTCCTCGAGTGCGACTACCGCAAGCTCGACCTCGACGCGGTCGGCGGAATCCTCGCCCGGGGCGGCACCATTCTCGGCTCCTCCCGGGTCCAGCCCGCGCATCTGCGTGACGGCGTGGAGCGGGCCAAGGGCCACGTCGCCGACCTCGGCCTCGACGCGATCATCCCCATCGGCGGCGAGGGCACGCTGAAGGCGGCCAATCTGCTCTCCGAGGCGGGGCTGCCCATCGTCGGTGTGCCCAAGACCATCGACAACGACATCGCCTCCACCGATGTGACGTTCGGCTTCGACACGGCCGTAGGGGTCGCGACGGAGGCGCTCGACCGTTTGAAGACGACTGCCGAATCGCACCAGCGGGTGCTGATCGTCGAGGTCATGGGGCGGCACACCGGCTGGATCGCCCTGCACTCGGGCATGGCGGCGGGCGCCCACGCCATCGTGGTCCCCGAGCGGCCCTTCGACATCGACGAGCTGACCGCCCTCGTCGGTCAGCGCTTCTCGGACGGCAAGAAGTTCGCGATCGTCGTCGTCGCGGAGGGCGCCAAGCCGCGCGCGGGCTCCATGGAGTTCGACCAGGGCAAGAAGGACATCTACGGTCACGAGCGCTTCGCCGGCATCGCGACGCAGCTCTCCGGCGAGCTCGAGCAGCGCCTCGGCAAGGAGGCCCGCCCGGTGATACTGGGCCACGTCCAGCGCGGTGGTACCCCGACCGCGTACGACCGGGTCCTCGCCACCCGCTTCGGCTGGCACGCGGTGGAGGCGGCGCACCGCGGCGAATTCGGCATGATGACGGCGCTACGCGGTACCGACATCAGGATGGTTCCCCTGGCCGCGGCCGTGGAGACCCTGAAGACGGTCCCGGCCGAGCGTTACGCCGAGGCACAGGTCGTCCTCTGA
- a CDS encoding TetR family transcriptional regulator: METTRGAERQRTAAERRRRELLEAADRVVLRDGPQASMNAIAAEAGITKPILYRHFGDKGGLYRALAKRHTDALLSALRAALDAPAERRARVEATLDTYLAAIEARPQVYRFLMHPADDAAPAPEQGFDVGRHSAPLLRRLGEELGKVIVERIDLGPDSEQMARIWGHGIVGMMHAAGDWWLGDRPCSREQLVRSLADLIWGRLADAGDLPGGPGF, encoded by the coding sequence ATGGAGACCACACGAGGGGCCGAACGGCAGCGGACCGCGGCCGAGCGCCGCCGCCGGGAGCTGCTCGAGGCCGCGGACCGGGTGGTGCTCAGGGACGGCCCGCAGGCGTCGATGAACGCGATCGCCGCGGAGGCCGGGATCACCAAACCCATCCTCTACCGCCACTTCGGCGACAAGGGCGGGCTGTACCGCGCACTCGCCAAGCGCCACACCGACGCCCTGCTGAGTGCCCTGCGGGCCGCGCTCGACGCCCCCGCGGAGCGGCGCGCGCGCGTCGAGGCGACGCTGGACACCTACCTCGCCGCGATCGAGGCGCGCCCGCAGGTCTACCGGTTCCTCATGCACCCGGCCGACGACGCGGCCCCCGCACCTGAACAGGGATTCGACGTCGGCCGGCACTCCGCCCCCCTGCTGCGCCGCCTCGGCGAGGAGCTGGGCAAGGTGATCGTCGAACGGATCGACCTCGGCCCGGACAGCGAGCAGATGGCCCGCATCTGGGGCCACGGCATCGTCGGCATGATGCACGCGGCCGGGGACTGGTGGCTGGGCGACCGCCCGTGTTCCCGCGAGCAGTTGGTACGCAGCCTCGCCGACCTCATCTGGGGCAGGCTGGCCGACGCGGGCGACCTGCCGGGCGGCCCGGGCTTCTGA
- a CDS encoding MurT ligase domain-containing protein: MAGNTEPLSPRAKLAVTAGKAAAAVSRAAGRGSGSVIGGRVALKLDPDLLGRLAQHLDVILVSATNGKTTTTRLIAEALRAAGPVVSNALGANMPAGITSALAGGSDAKYGVIEVDEKYLAGVARDTTPKVIALLNLSRDQLDRAAETRMLAEKWREGLSGSKAVIVANADDPLIVWAASSSPNVVWVAAGQAWKDDAWSCPSCGGVMQRPGDDWFCGECGFRRPAPSWALNGDYVLDPHGSAWPIHLQLPGRANKANATSSAAVAAVFGVPPQVALERMYQVQAVAGRYDVVSFLGRELRLLLAKNPAGWLETFSLIDPPPTPVILSVNARGADGTDTSWLWDVDYTQLYGHPIFVLGDRKLDLAVRLEVAGLDFRVCETLDEAVQMAPPGRIEVIANYTAFQDLRRRVGN; encoded by the coding sequence ATGGCAGGCAACACGGAGCCGTTGTCGCCGCGGGCCAAGCTCGCCGTGACGGCGGGCAAGGCCGCGGCGGCGGTGTCGCGCGCTGCGGGGCGCGGCAGCGGATCGGTGATCGGCGGCCGGGTGGCGCTCAAGCTCGACCCCGACCTGCTGGGGCGGCTGGCGCAGCACCTGGACGTGATCCTCGTGTCCGCGACGAACGGAAAGACCACCACCACGCGGCTGATCGCCGAGGCGCTCCGCGCCGCGGGCCCCGTCGTGTCGAACGCGCTCGGCGCCAACATGCCCGCGGGGATCACTTCCGCGCTGGCGGGCGGTTCGGACGCGAAGTACGGCGTGATCGAGGTCGACGAGAAGTACCTCGCCGGGGTCGCCCGCGACACCACCCCGAAGGTGATCGCGCTGCTCAACCTCTCCCGCGACCAGCTGGACCGGGCGGCCGAGACCCGGATGCTGGCCGAGAAGTGGCGTGAGGGCCTCTCCGGCTCCAAGGCCGTGATCGTGGCCAACGCGGACGACCCGCTGATCGTCTGGGCGGCTTCCTCCTCGCCCAACGTCGTGTGGGTCGCGGCGGGACAGGCGTGGAAGGACGACGCCTGGTCCTGCCCGTCCTGCGGCGGCGTGATGCAGCGCCCCGGCGACGACTGGTTCTGCGGCGAGTGCGGTTTCCGCCGCCCCGCCCCGAGCTGGGCGCTCAACGGCGACTACGTCCTGGACCCGCACGGTTCGGCGTGGCCGATCCACCTGCAGCTGCCGGGCCGGGCCAACAAGGCCAACGCCACCAGCTCGGCCGCCGTGGCCGCCGTCTTCGGCGTGCCGCCGCAGGTGGCGCTGGAGCGCATGTACCAGGTGCAGGCCGTGGCGGGCCGGTACGACGTGGTCTCCTTCCTCGGCCGTGAGCTGCGGTTGCTGCTGGCGAAGAACCCCGCGGGCTGGCTGGAGACGTTCTCCCTCATCGATCCGCCGCCCACGCCGGTGATCCTCTCGGTGAACGCCCGGGGCGCCGACGGCACGGACACCTCCTGGCTGTGGGACGTCGACTACACCCAGCTGTACGGCCACCCGATCTTCGTGCTCGGTGACCGCAAGCTGGACCTCGCGGTCCGCCTCGAGGTCGCCGGACTCGACTTCCGCGTCTGCGAGACCCTGGACGAGGCCGTCCAGATGGCCCCGCCCGGCCGCATCGAGGTCATCGCCAACTACACCGCCTTCCAGGATCTGCGCCGTCGTGTCGGCAACTGA
- a CDS encoding type 1 glutamine amidotransferase yields the protein MSNNGLRLVWVYPDLLSTYGDQGNALVVERRARQRGLDVARVDVRSDQPIPTSGDIYLIGGGEDRPQRLAAERLRRDGGLSRAASNGAIIFSVCAGYQILGHEFINDLGEREPGLGLLDVVSTRGEGARCVGDVLGDIDPNLGLPPLTGFENHQGVTHLGPTARPFARTRIGRGNGTGDGTEGAYNDTVFGTYMHGPVLARNPLIADHLLKLALDVNALPPTDDRWYEALRAERIASATQPA from the coding sequence ATGAGCAACAACGGTCTGCGGCTGGTGTGGGTCTACCCCGACCTCCTCAGCACCTACGGCGACCAGGGCAACGCCCTGGTGGTGGAGCGCCGGGCGCGGCAGCGCGGCCTCGACGTGGCGCGCGTCGACGTACGCAGCGACCAGCCCATCCCGACCTCGGGCGACATCTACCTGATCGGTGGCGGTGAGGACCGGCCGCAGCGCCTGGCGGCGGAGCGGCTGCGCCGCGACGGCGGACTGAGCAGGGCCGCGTCCAACGGCGCGATCATCTTCTCGGTCTGCGCGGGCTACCAGATCCTCGGCCACGAGTTCATCAACGACCTCGGCGAGCGCGAGCCCGGCCTCGGCCTGCTCGACGTGGTCTCCACGCGGGGCGAGGGCGCGCGGTGTGTCGGCGACGTGCTCGGCGACATCGACCCGAACCTGGGGCTGCCGCCGTTGACCGGATTCGAGAACCACCAGGGCGTCACCCACCTCGGCCCGACCGCCAGGCCCTTCGCCCGTACGCGTATCGGCCGGGGCAACGGCACGGGAGACGGTACCGAGGGCGCGTACAACGACACGGTCTTCGGCACGTACATGCACGGTCCCGTGCTGGCGCGCAATCCGCTGATCGCGGACCACCTGCTGAAGCTGGCGCTCGACGTGAACGCGTTGCCGCCGACCGACGACCGGTGGTACGAGGCGCTGCGTGCCGAGCGGATCGCCTCGGCGACCCAGCCCGCCTGA
- a CDS encoding acyl-CoA dehydrogenase family protein, which yields MAEFTLELNDDQKQVRDWLHGFAADVIRPAASEWDEREETPWPVIQEAAKVGIYSLDFYAQQFFDPTGLGIPVAMEELFWGDAGIALSIVGTGLAAVGVLANGTEEQIGTWIPQMYGDADDVKVAAFCSSEPDAGSDVGSMRTRAVYDAAKDEWVLNGTKTWATNGGIANVHVVVAVVDPELGSKGHASFIVPPATPGLSQGQKFKKHGIRASHTAEVVLEDVRVPGHCLLGGKEKLDERLARARERAAAGGERVKNAAMATFEASRPAVGAMAVGTARAAYEVALDYAKTRTQFGRPIIDNQGIAFQLADMRTQIDAARLLVWRASWMASAGKPFTSAEGSMSKLYASETAKSVTAQAVQILGGNGYTREYPVERMHRDAAIYTIFEGTSEIQRLVIARTLSGMPIR from the coding sequence ATGGCCGAGTTCACGCTCGAGCTCAACGATGACCAGAAGCAGGTCCGTGACTGGCTTCACGGCTTCGCCGCCGACGTGATCCGCCCGGCCGCCTCGGAGTGGGACGAGCGTGAGGAAACGCCCTGGCCCGTCATCCAGGAGGCGGCCAAGGTGGGCATCTACTCCCTCGACTTCTATGCCCAGCAGTTCTTCGACCCTACGGGTCTCGGCATCCCCGTGGCTATGGAAGAGCTCTTCTGGGGTGACGCGGGTATCGCCCTGTCGATCGTCGGGACGGGCCTGGCCGCCGTCGGCGTCCTCGCCAACGGCACCGAGGAGCAGATCGGCACCTGGATCCCCCAGATGTACGGGGACGCGGACGACGTGAAGGTCGCCGCCTTCTGTTCCTCCGAACCTGACGCGGGCTCGGACGTCGGCTCGATGCGCACCCGCGCGGTGTACGACGCCGCCAAGGACGAATGGGTCCTCAACGGGACGAAGACGTGGGCGACCAACGGCGGCATCGCCAATGTCCATGTCGTCGTCGCGGTCGTCGACCCGGAGCTCGGGTCGAAGGGGCACGCCTCCTTCATCGTCCCGCCGGCCACGCCGGGCCTCTCCCAGGGGCAGAAGTTCAAGAAGCACGGCATCCGCGCCTCCCACACCGCCGAGGTCGTCCTCGAGGACGTCCGGGTGCCCGGACACTGCCTGCTCGGCGGCAAGGAGAAGCTCGACGAGCGCCTGGCCCGCGCCCGCGAGCGCGCCGCGGCCGGCGGCGAGCGGGTCAAGAACGCGGCGATGGCGACGTTCGAGGCCTCCCGCCCGGCCGTCGGCGCGATGGCCGTCGGTACGGCCCGCGCCGCCTACGAGGTCGCCCTCGACTACGCGAAGACCCGGACCCAGTTCGGCCGCCCCATCATCGACAACCAGGGCATCGCCTTCCAGCTGGCCGACATGCGTACGCAGATCGACGCCGCCCGGCTGCTGGTCTGGCGCGCGTCCTGGATGGCGAGCGCCGGCAAGCCGTTCACCTCGGCGGAGGGGTCGATGTCGAAGCTCTACGCGAGCGAGACGGCGAAGTCCGTCACGGCCCAGGCCGTGCAGATCCTCGGTGGCAACGGCTACACCCGGGAATACCCCGTGGAGCGCATGCACCGGGACGCGGCGATCTACACCATCTTCGAGGGCACGAGCGAGATCCAGCGCCTGGTGATCGCCCGGACCCTGTCGGGGATGCCCATCCGCTAG
- a CDS encoding glutathione peroxidase produces MSLHDIQLRTLTGEPTTLGAYKGSAVLLVNVASRCGLTPQYAGLERLQKEYGDRGFTVLGVPCNQFAGQEPGTAEDIQTFCSTTYGVSFPLLEKTDVNGEERHPLYTELTKLADAEGAAGDVQWNFEKFLISPAGEPVARIRPRTEPEAPEVVAAIEAQLPQR; encoded by the coding sequence ATGTCCCTGCACGACATCCAGCTCCGCACCCTCACCGGCGAGCCGACCACCCTGGGCGCCTACAAGGGCTCGGCGGTCCTGCTGGTCAACGTCGCCTCCCGGTGCGGCCTCACCCCGCAGTACGCGGGGCTGGAGCGGCTGCAGAAGGAGTACGGGGACCGTGGCTTCACCGTGCTCGGGGTTCCCTGCAACCAGTTCGCGGGCCAGGAACCCGGCACCGCCGAGGACATCCAGACCTTCTGCTCCACGACGTACGGGGTCAGCTTCCCGCTCCTGGAGAAGACCGACGTCAACGGCGAGGAGCGGCACCCCCTGTACACCGAGCTGACGAAGCTCGCGGACGCCGAGGGTGCGGCCGGTGACGTCCAGTGGAACTTCGAGAAGTTCCTGATCTCCCCGGCCGGTGAGCCGGTGGCCCGCATCCGCCCGCGGACCGAGCCGGAGGCTCCCGAGGTCGTCGCGGCCATCGAGGCGCAGCTGCCGCAGCGGTGA
- the def gene encoding peptide deformylase, giving the protein MRNRPIPGSSGLVHAMSLLGDPVLHSPCEDVSDFGPSLARLVEDMFATMYAAQGVGLAANQIGVPLKVFVYDCPDDEEVRHLGHVVNPVLVEADGITVRGPEGCLSLPGIEAGTPRFDRAVVEGMTVTGEPVRITGTGWFARCLQHECDHLDGRVYTDRLTGLRRARALRAARRAPWGRAG; this is encoded by the coding sequence ATGCGAAACCGCCCGATCCCCGGCAGTTCCGGTCTCGTGCACGCCATGAGCCTGCTCGGCGACCCGGTGCTCCACAGCCCCTGCGAGGACGTCAGCGACTTCGGCCCCTCGCTGGCCCGGCTGGTCGAGGACATGTTCGCCACCATGTACGCCGCCCAGGGCGTCGGGCTCGCCGCCAACCAGATCGGCGTCCCGCTCAAGGTGTTCGTCTACGACTGCCCGGATGACGAGGAGGTGCGGCACCTGGGCCATGTCGTCAATCCCGTACTCGTCGAGGCGGACGGGATCACCGTACGCGGCCCGGAGGGATGTCTTTCACTTCCCGGCATCGAAGCCGGTACCCCGCGTTTCGACCGTGCGGTGGTCGAGGGCATGACCGTGACGGGGGAGCCCGTGCGGATCACGGGTACGGGCTGGTTCGCCCGCTGCCTCCAGCACGAGTGCGACCATCTGGACGGCCGCGTCTACACGGACCGGCTGACCGGGCTGCGCCGCGCCAGGGCACTGCGTGCGGCCCGCCGTGCGCCGTGGGGGCGGGCCGGCTGA